A portion of the Cervus canadensis isolate Bull #8, Minnesota chromosome 26, ASM1932006v1, whole genome shotgun sequence genome contains these proteins:
- the IDUA gene encoding alpha-L-iduronidase isoform X2: MARPTGMTSAGISSSTWPTWVPFLTAASSRFGPTGCWTSSRPGGWPGRACATTSPTWIGTWTFSGRTSLSQAGERWDATLVAAGFELMGSPSGRFTDFEDKQQVFEWRNLVSLLARRYIGRYGLEHVSKWNFETWNEPDHHDFDNVSMTLQGFLNYYDACSEGLRAASSALRLGGPGDAFHTPQRSPLCWALLGHCNNGSNFFTGEVGVRLDYIALHKKGAGSSISILEQEAAVVQQIQRLFPKFTDTPIYNDEADPLVGWSLPQPWRADVTYAAMVVKVIAQHQNLLLANASSAVRYALLSNDNAFLSYHPHPFSQRTLTARFQVNNTRPPHVQLLRKPVLTAMALLALLDGEQLWAEVSRGGAVLDSNHTVGVLASAHRPTGPADAWRATVLVYGSDDTRAHANRTVPLILSLRGVPPGPEVVFVQLYVDNWLCSPYSEWRRLGRPVFPSAEQFRSMRAAEDPVAVKPRPFPSSGRLTLSPPLALPSLLLVHVCARPEEPPGQVTRLRALPLTRGQLLLVWSDERMGSKCLWTYEIQFCPEGGVFAPISRKPSTFNLFVFSPDTAVVSGSYRVCAVDYWARPGPFSSPVRYLEAPAS; this comes from the exons GGGGCTGGCCGGGCAGGGCCTGCGCTACAACTTCACCCACCTGGATCGGTACCTGGACCTTCTCAGGGAGAACCAGCTTGTCCCAG GCAGGTGAGCGGTGGGACGCCACCCTCGTTGCTGCAGGCTTTGAGCTGATGGGCAGCCCCTCTGGACGCTTCACCGACTTCGAGGACAAGCAGCAGGTGTTCGAGTGGAGGAACCTGGTCTCTCTCCTCGCCAGGAGATACATCG GTAGGTATGGCCTGGAGCATGTTTCCAAGTGGAATTTTGAGACATGGAACGAACCAGACCACCACGACTTTGACAACGTGTCCATGACCTTGCAAG GCTTCTTGAACTACTACGACGCCTGTTCCGAGGGTCTGCGAGCAGCCAGCTCGGCTCTGCGCCTGGGCGGCCCTGGAGACGCCTTTCACACGCCGCAGCGCTCGCCGCTCTGCTGGGCCCTCCTGGGGCACTGTAACAACGGCAGCAACTTCTTCACCGGGGAGGTGGGTGTGCGGCTGGACTACATCGCCCTGCACAAGAAG GGCGCGGGCAGCTCCATCTCCATCCTAGAGCAAGAGGCGGCGGTCGTGCAGCAGATACAGCGGCTCTTCCCCAAGTTCACGGACACCCCCATTTACAACGACGAGGCCGACCCGCTGGTGGGCTGGTCCCTGCCGCAGCCCTGGAGGGCCGACGTGACCTACGCGGCCATGGTCGTGAAG GTCATCGCGCAGCACCAGAACCTGCTGCTGGCGAACGCCAGCTCGGCCGTCCGCTACGCGCTCCTGAGCAACGACAACGCCTTCCTGAGCTACCACCCGCACCCGTTCTCCCAGCGCACGCTCACCGCGCGCTTCCAGGTCAACAACACGCGCCCGCCGCACGTGCAGCTGCTGCGCAAGCCGGTGCTCACCGCCATGGCGCTGCTGGCCCTGCTGG ACGGCGAGCAGCTCTGGGCCGAGGTGTCGCGGGGAGGCGCGGTGCTGGACAGCAACCACACGGTGGGCGTCCTGGCCAGCGCCCACCGCCCCACTGGCCCGGCCGACGCCTGGCGCGCCACGGTGCTGGTCTACGGGAGCGATGACACCCGCGCCCACGCCAACCGCACGGTCCCCTTGATTCTGAGCCTGCGCGGGGTGCCCCCAGGCCCCG AGGTCGTCTTTGTCCAGCTGTACGTGGACAACTGGCTCTGCAGCCCCTACAGCGAATGGCGGCGCCTGGGCAGGCCGGTCTTCCCCTCGGCGGAGCAGTTCCGGAGCATGCGCGCGGCCGAG GACCCTGTGGCCGTGAAGCCGCGCCCCTTCCCCAGCAGCGGCCGCCTGACGCTGAGCCCTCCGCTCGCTCTGCCCTCGCTGCTGCTGGTGCACGTGTGCGCGCGCCCCGAGGAGCCGCCGGGCCAG GTGACTCGGCTGCGTGCTCTGCCCCTGACCCGCGGGCAGTTGCTTTTGGTCTGGTCGGATGAGCGTATGGGCTCCAA GTGCCTGTGGACCTATGAGATCCAGTTCTGCCCGGAGGGTGGGGTGTTCGCTCCCATCAGCAGGAAGCCTTCAACATTTAACCTGTTCGTGTTCAGCCCAG ACACAGCTGTGGTCTCCGGCTCCTATCGGGTTTGTGCTGTGGACTACTGGGCCCGACCAGGCCCCTTCTCCAGCCCCGTGCGGTACCTGGAGGCCCCTGCCTCTTGA